In Arthrobacter citreus, a single genomic region encodes these proteins:
- a CDS encoding GNAT family N-acetyltransferase, with protein MEELEVKQIKNLLYVDLTFLVKESKDEGFRMVERLVNDYKNGTNTFNNLGEVLFGVFNEKGELVAVGGLNKDPFSNKQYIGRLRRFYVSKEYRRNGIGSLLLKRIINEAKKYYKVLVLHTNTEQADKFYTSLGFSKENRFLNSTHCLNM; from the coding sequence ATGGAAGAGTTAGAAGTAAAACAAATAAAAAATTTGTTATATGTTGATTTAACATTTTTAGTGAAGGAAAGCAAAGATGAGGGTTTTCGTATGGTAGAAAGATTAGTAAATGATTATAAAAATGGTACTAATACTTTTAACAATTTAGGCGAGGTTTTATTTGGTGTTTTTAATGAAAAAGGTGAATTAGTTGCCGTTGGTGGATTAAATAAAGACCCTTTTTCGAATAAACAATATATCGGTAGACTTAGAAGGTTTTATGTTAGTAAAGAGTATAGGAGAAACGGTATTGGAAGCCTGTTGTTAAAAAGGATAATTAACGAAGCAAAAAAGTATTATAAAGTTTTAGTGCTTCATACTAATACAGAACAAGCTGATAAATTTTATACTTCCCTTGGATTTTCAAAAGAAAATAGATTTCTTAATTCTACACATTGTTTAAATATGTAA
- a CDS encoding Ger(x)C family spore germination protein produces the protein MRKVAILLLLLPLLTGCWDRLPLRNLQFVEIAGADWNEMNREVELHYVITNIKSTGLGSGEPVSETVVLKGPSLVEAIGQGEYIDQAPFLGISTGIYLMSESFMKNDPISKLNFLLHAPYSSINTPVILFKGDLATFLQTAPKENGKFAGNLVTFNKALDKNSIIPSVTMMQLLQSKEDELTNLAIPVVKQKEQGTELDGALLFSHGKNTDVELNKEQLRMTMLLNGREKGRQRYSGKLEKVSEEKNAYHSYSFSLKKGTSTLRVIPQSKRPPKVKLNVNIDINAIDLGKAYHQLDAKYVNKIEKILGKQLEKEALETIQIMQKANCDLVGVGERIKAFHPKIWRKLNWEKDYPKMNIKPHFKVHILNVDRM, from the coding sequence ATGAGGAAAGTTGCCATTTTACTTTTGTTGTTGCCGCTTTTAACAGGTTGTTGGGATCGCTTACCGTTAAGAAATTTACAATTTGTCGAAATAGCAGGAGCCGATTGGAATGAAATGAATCGTGAAGTAGAATTACATTATGTCATCACCAACATAAAAAGTACCGGTCTAGGTTCAGGTGAACCAGTTTCTGAGACGGTTGTCTTAAAAGGACCTAGTCTTGTTGAAGCAATTGGTCAAGGGGAGTATATCGATCAAGCTCCTTTTTTAGGGATCAGCACGGGCATTTACTTGATGAGTGAATCGTTTATGAAAAACGATCCCATTTCGAAACTTAATTTTTTACTACATGCACCGTATTCGTCGATTAACACACCGGTTATTCTATTCAAGGGCGACTTAGCAACATTTTTACAGACAGCTCCGAAAGAGAATGGAAAGTTCGCAGGGAATTTAGTTACCTTTAACAAGGCGTTAGATAAGAATAGTATCATTCCTAGTGTGACGATGATGCAATTATTGCAATCAAAAGAAGACGAATTAACAAACCTTGCGATTCCTGTTGTGAAGCAAAAAGAGCAAGGTACAGAATTAGATGGTGCTCTATTATTTAGCCATGGGAAAAATACAGATGTAGAACTCAATAAAGAACAATTGCGTATGACGATGTTACTAAATGGGAGAGAAAAAGGAAGACAACGATATAGTGGTAAATTAGAGAAAGTTAGTGAGGAAAAGAACGCTTATCATAGTTATAGCTTTTCATTAAAAAAAGGAACTTCAACGTTACGTGTAATACCACAATCAAAAAGACCACCAAAAGTTAAACTCAATGTTAATATCGACATCAATGCAATCGATTTAGGAAAAGCATATCACCAACTTGATGCAAAATATGTGAATAAAATCGAAAAAATATTGGGTAAACAGTTAGAAAAAGAGGCTTTGGAGACCATTCAAATCATGCAAAAAGCGAATTGTGATTTGGTTGGGGTAGGTGAAAGGATTAAGGCGTTTCACCCAAAAATTTGGCGGAAATTAAATTGGGAAAAGGACTATCCTAAAATGAACATCAAGCCACATTTCAAGGTTCACATCTTAAATGTTGATCGAATGTAA
- a CDS encoding GerAB/ArcD/ProY family transporter — protein sequence MIHLKKISINQLICLVITTQIGAHVLSIPYAESRHSGYDAWMSVLVGGIFAQLVILLIYQLGKRYPTLTFQQYLYQIVGRPIGVMLNFLLALFCAQNCIIVVISYADILHRWVLYETPWIVIVGLSFLMAAYTASSSLRSISTVSQSVLTLFVICAAIIIISGMGKGSWLHLLPIGTHGIGAVLKDSIPTFWAYTGFELLLYVFPFVQCKKKIEILFAMSLANGITTFFYALVAIIVTYNFSETQLDTITEPMVFILRKFRWPVVQSLDIVFITIWLSVTTATVYLYLFMSARYVASIRKNEIKRHSLLVWLIAVIGIVIACFCADRQRIFRYSEVHNVISFIMIVVVPTVVLFGSILREKVAKG from the coding sequence ATGATACATCTCAAAAAGATTTCAATTAACCAACTGATTTGCCTTGTGATTACAACGCAAATTGGTGCACACGTATTGTCGATACCATATGCAGAATCTCGTCATTCAGGATATGATGCATGGATGTCTGTTTTGGTCGGAGGAATCTTCGCACAATTAGTAATCCTTCTGATTTATCAACTTGGTAAGCGTTATCCAACATTAACATTTCAGCAGTATCTCTATCAGATTGTTGGAAGACCAATTGGTGTCATGTTAAACTTCTTGCTTGCCCTTTTTTGCGCACAAAATTGTATCATTGTTGTGATTTCTTATGCAGATATCCTTCATCGGTGGGTTTTGTATGAAACACCGTGGATTGTAATTGTCGGTTTATCGTTTCTGATGGCAGCTTATACCGCATCTTCTTCGCTAAGGAGTATTTCGACCGTCTCACAATCCGTCCTTACATTGTTTGTTATTTGTGCAGCGATTATCATCATAAGTGGTATGGGGAAAGGGAGCTGGCTTCACTTATTACCAATTGGCACACATGGAATTGGGGCAGTCTTAAAGGACTCGATTCCAACATTTTGGGCGTATACTGGATTCGAATTACTTCTATATGTTTTTCCATTTGTACAGTGTAAAAAAAAGATTGAGATCTTATTTGCAATGTCTTTAGCAAACGGAATCACCACGTTCTTTTATGCGCTGGTGGCCATCATCGTCACCTATAATTTTAGCGAAACACAATTGGATACCATCACAGAACCGATGGTGTTCATCCTTCGTAAATTTAGATGGCCTGTTGTGCAAAGTTTAGATATCGTCTTTATCACAATTTGGTTATCTGTTACTACAGCAACCGTCTATCTGTATTTGTTTATGTCCGCGCGTTATGTTGCAAGTATACGAAAAAATGAAATCAAGCGTCATTCTTTATTGGTTTGGTTGATTGCCGTTATTGGCATTGTCATAGCTTGCTTTTGCGCTGATAGACAACGAATTTTTCGTTATTCCGAAGTTCACAATGTTATTTCTTTCATCATGATCGTCGTGGTACCAACCGTTGTTTTGTTTGGTTCGATTCTACGTGAAAAGGTGGCGAAAGGATGA
- a CDS encoding spore germination protein produces MKTESFLDLNEKKFREMLRHTSDFKTSDVRVGEEWYRLYYLDTMIDSAVVQEHIIRPLLHNQYKSVREAVNILNYQETEMLADVSKALVAGKTVVQKNGEPICYLLDTELTNERTVTIPMNERVLRGSHKALNENIDTNVNMLRKLAETPDLIVKSYIVGRRSNTKVAVLYLHSLANEVVLMELEKKIASIDIDYVESPGFIEELISDDKFSLFPKFLISERTDRIRSYLMDGKMVVLTDGSPESVILPVSFWSFFQTPDDYQVGWIVGSTFRFLRIICFIFAISLPGLYVALVTFDPRIIPFEIALSLKSSMQLVALPPILEAIVMLVTLEILRESAVRLPSPIGQTIGVVGGIVIGTVVVQTNLISNMMVVVTAITGVSSFIIPSYEMSNVARIITYPFLVMSSIFGLIGLEISFFLLLTHLARIHTIGIPYFYAWFTRDALKDTLFRAPIKHLTKRPIESVAKDMTRLNDPKG; encoded by the coding sequence ATGAAAACGGAATCGTTTCTAGATTTAAACGAAAAAAAATTCAGAGAGATGTTACGTCATACCTCCGATTTTAAAACAAGTGATGTTCGAGTTGGGGAAGAATGGTACCGTCTTTACTACTTAGATACGATGATTGACTCAGCTGTCGTGCAAGAACACATCATCCGCCCGTTACTTCATAACCAGTACAAGAGTGTTCGTGAAGCGGTAAACATTCTTAATTATCAAGAAACTGAAATGTTAGCTGACGTATCAAAAGCACTAGTCGCAGGAAAAACGGTGGTTCAAAAAAATGGAGAACCAATCTGTTATCTATTAGACACTGAACTAACAAATGAACGTACCGTTACCATTCCAATGAATGAACGTGTGTTACGTGGTTCTCATAAAGCACTAAATGAAAATATCGATACAAATGTAAACATGTTACGCAAATTAGCGGAAACACCAGATCTGATCGTAAAAAGTTACATAGTTGGGCGTCGTTCGAATACAAAAGTAGCTGTTTTATACTTGCATTCATTAGCGAACGAAGTTGTCTTAATGGAATTGGAGAAAAAAATCGCCAGTATCGACATCGATTATGTCGAGTCACCTGGTTTTATAGAGGAATTAATAAGTGATGATAAATTTTCACTATTTCCGAAATTTCTCATCTCTGAACGGACAGACCGAATCCGATCGTATCTAATGGATGGAAAAATGGTCGTTTTAACAGATGGGTCGCCGGAAAGTGTAATTCTTCCGGTTTCATTTTGGTCCTTTTTTCAAACACCAGATGACTATCAAGTTGGTTGGATCGTCGGAAGTACGTTTCGTTTCCTTCGGATTATTTGTTTCATTTTTGCTATTTCATTACCAGGATTATATGTAGCGCTCGTAACATTTGATCCACGAATTATTCCATTTGAAATTGCCTTGTCACTTAAAAGTTCAATGCAATTGGTTGCTTTACCTCCGATTTTAGAAGCGATCGTCATGCTTGTTACGCTTGAAATCTTACGTGAATCAGCCGTTCGATTACCAAGTCCAATTGGTCAAACAATTGGGGTGGTTGGTGGAATTGTCATTGGGACAGTCGTTGTTCAAACGAATCTGATTTCAAACATGATGGTCGTTGTGACGGCGATCACGGGTGTATCTTCCTTTATTATTCCTTCATACGAAATGAGTAATGTCGCGCGAATCATAACGTATCCTTTCTTAGTGATGTCGTCTATTTTTGGATTGATCGGGTTAGAGATCAGTTTCTTTTTGTTATTAACACATTTAGCTCGGATTCACACTATAGGGATTCCTTATTTTTATGCGTGGTTTACAAGAGATGCGTTAAAAGATACCTTGTTTCGAGCACCAATCAAACATCTGACAAAACGACCAATTGAAAGTGTCGCAAAAGATATGACGAGACTAAATGATCCAAAGGGGTAG
- the smpB gene encoding SsrA-binding protein SmpB, with product MPKGEGKVIAQNKKAYHDYFIEETYETGIVLQGTEIKSLRAGKANLKDSFARVQGGEVWLHNMHISPYEQGNRYNHEPLRTRKLLLHNREIVKLIGYTKETGYTLVPLKIYLKNGYAKLLLGLGKGKKQYDKRDDLKKKEAKREVERAFRDRQRI from the coding sequence ATGCCAAAAGGTGAAGGGAAAGTAATTGCTCAAAATAAAAAAGCGTATCATGATTACTTTATTGAAGAAACGTATGAAACAGGTATCGTATTACAAGGTACTGAAATAAAATCGTTGCGCGCTGGAAAAGCTAATTTAAAGGATTCATTTGCTCGCGTTCAAGGCGGAGAAGTATGGCTTCATAATATGCATATAAGTCCATATGAACAAGGTAATCGCTATAATCACGAGCCATTACGTACTCGAAAATTATTACTACATAATAGAGAAATTGTGAAGTTAATCGGTTATACAAAAGAAACTGGTTATACTTTAGTACCCTTAAAAATCTATTTGAAAAATGGTTATGCTAAGTTATTACTTGGATTAGGTAAAGGGAAGAAACAATATGATAAACGTGATGATTTAAAGAAAAAAGAAGCAAAACGTGAAGTAGAGCGTGCATTCAGAGATCGTCAAAGAATCTAA
- the rnr gene encoding ribonuclease R, protein MNQQWKEKLLELMKSADYKPLNIQGIEEAMGLTEANDFREVVKTLVILEDEGYIVRSRNNKYSLPDQSNLVRGKLTGHAKGFAFVIPEETGAEDVFIPPSDLNGALHGDIVLARITKEKSDARREGTIVKIIERGQTKMVGTYQAQKSFGFVIPDDKRFGSDIFITRSNSQGAVEGHKVVVELTQFPENGKNAEGIVVQILGHKNDPGVDILSVIHKFDLPQEFPKEVMDQANAVPDEIDESAIGTRRDLRDEQIVTIDGADAKDLDDAVTVTALENGHYKLGVHIADVSYYVTDSSPIDQEAYDRGTSIYLVDRVIPMIPHRLSNGICSLNPKVNRFTLSCEMEIDQKGEVVKHEIFESIIKTTERMTYSDVNKILDEQDTDLRDRYEPLVPMFEEMAKLAKILRSRRMTRGAIDFDFKEAKVLVDEEGHPTEVVIRERSTAEKLIEEFMLVANETIAEHFHWLNVPFMYRVHEDPKEEKLQRFFEFIASFGYTVKGAGNEIHPRALQQVLDMVHGQPEETVISTVMLRSMKQAKYEADNLGHFGLAAEYYTHFTSPIRRYPDLIVHRLIRKYLIEGKMDSETKREWDDKLPAIAEHTSNMERRSVEAERETDDLKKAEYMLDKVGEEYEGIISSVTNFGMFIELPNTIEGLVRVADLSDDYYNYDERSYAMIGERTGKVFRIGDEVAVRVVNVNKEERAIDFEIVGMKSNKPRRSGGRGPVNLGGGSGGGRGRGGRGRGSSDRNGDSSSSGRSRGRRGDSSPRGDSSTRGDDKDSGRNGKSTRNKRDDRFNPTKSKSKSKKNKPFYEKVAKGNKKR, encoded by the coding sequence ATGAATCAGCAATGGAAAGAAAAATTATTGGAACTAATGAAAAGCGCTGACTATAAGCCTTTAAATATACAAGGTATAGAAGAGGCTATGGGGTTAACAGAAGCAAATGACTTCCGAGAAGTAGTAAAAACGCTCGTCATTTTAGAGGATGAGGGTTATATTGTACGTTCTCGAAATAATAAATATAGCTTACCTGACCAATCAAATTTAGTACGAGGTAAATTGACAGGCCATGCTAAAGGCTTTGCTTTCGTCATTCCAGAAGAAACTGGAGCAGAAGATGTATTTATTCCACCATCAGACTTAAATGGTGCCCTGCATGGAGATATCGTTCTCGCTCGTATTACAAAAGAGAAAAGTGATGCGCGTAGAGAAGGAACAATTGTAAAAATTATAGAACGTGGCCAAACAAAAATGGTTGGTACTTACCAAGCACAGAAAAGTTTCGGTTTCGTAATTCCTGATGATAAGCGATTTGGAAGCGATATTTTTATTACAAGAAGTAATTCTCAAGGGGCTGTGGAGGGCCACAAGGTTGTTGTAGAACTTACTCAGTTTCCTGAGAATGGGAAAAACGCAGAGGGTATTGTCGTTCAAATTCTAGGACATAAAAATGATCCTGGTGTTGATATATTATCAGTAATTCATAAATTCGATTTGCCACAAGAATTCCCTAAAGAAGTAATGGATCAAGCAAATGCTGTCCCTGATGAGATTGATGAGTCTGCAATTGGTACTCGTCGTGATCTTCGCGATGAACAGATTGTAACGATTGATGGAGCGGATGCGAAGGATTTAGACGATGCCGTTACCGTTACAGCGCTTGAAAATGGTCATTATAAACTAGGTGTACATATTGCAGACGTTTCATATTATGTGACTGATAGTTCTCCAATTGATCAAGAAGCATATGACCGAGGAACAAGTATTTACTTAGTTGACCGAGTTATTCCAATGATTCCACATCGTTTGTCTAATGGAATTTGTTCATTAAATCCTAAAGTAAATCGATTTACCCTTTCATGTGAGATGGAAATCGATCAAAAAGGTGAAGTTGTTAAACACGAAATTTTTGAAAGTATTATTAAAACAACTGAACGAATGACATATAGCGATGTTAATAAAATATTAGATGAACAAGATACTGATTTACGTGATCGCTACGAACCGTTAGTGCCGATGTTTGAAGAAATGGCTAAGCTAGCAAAAATATTGCGTAGTAGACGTATGACACGCGGCGCAATTGATTTTGATTTTAAAGAAGCAAAAGTGCTTGTTGATGAAGAAGGTCATCCAACTGAAGTCGTAATACGCGAGCGCTCAACTGCAGAGAAACTGATTGAAGAATTTATGCTTGTAGCAAATGAAACAATTGCTGAGCATTTTCACTGGCTAAATGTACCGTTTATGTATCGAGTGCATGAGGACCCGAAAGAAGAGAAACTTCAACGATTCTTTGAATTTATCGCATCATTTGGTTATACAGTAAAAGGAGCTGGTAACGAAATTCACCCGAGAGCGTTGCAACAAGTTCTTGATATGGTTCATGGGCAACCGGAGGAAACTGTTATCTCAACAGTTATGCTTCGCTCAATGAAACAAGCTAAGTATGAGGCTGACAATCTTGGCCACTTTGGTTTAGCAGCGGAGTATTATACTCATTTCACATCGCCGATTCGTCGTTATCCGGACTTAATTGTCCATCGATTAATTCGCAAATATTTAATCGAAGGAAAAATGGATAGTGAGACAAAGCGTGAATGGGATGATAAACTACCTGCAATCGCTGAGCATACTTCTAATATGGAACGTCGTTCAGTTGAAGCAGAAAGAGAAACGGATGACTTGAAAAAAGCAGAATACATGCTTGATAAAGTTGGCGAAGAGTATGAAGGGATTATTAGCTCTGTAACAAATTTCGGTATGTTTATTGAGCTTCCAAATACGATCGAAGGATTAGTTCGAGTTGCTGATTTATCCGATGACTACTATAACTATGACGAGCGTTCGTACGCGATGATTGGTGAAAGAACAGGGAAAGTATTCAGAATCGGTGATGAAGTAGCTGTTCGCGTAGTGAATGTTAATAAAGAAGAACGAGCAATCGATTTTGAGATTGTTGGCATGAAATCGAATAAACCTCGTAGAAGCGGCGGTAGAGGACCAGTTAATCTTGGTGGTGGCTCTGGTGGCGGCAGAGGACGAGGCGGACGCGGAAGAGGTTCATCAGATCGAAATGGAGATAGCTCTAGCAGTGGTCGTTCTCGTGGAAGACGAGGAGATAGTTCACCTAGAGGAGATAGCTCAACTCGAGGTGACGATAAAGATAGTGGTCGTAACGGAAAATCGACGAGAAATAAACGTGACGATCGTTTTAATCCAACGAAAAGTAAAAGTAAGAGCAAAAAGAACAAACCCTTTTATGAAAAAGTAGCAAAAGGTAATAAAAAACGATAA
- a CDS encoding alpha/beta fold hydrolase, with product MRVTMPKPFTFEGGDRAVLLLHGFTGHSADVRMLGRFLEKQGYTCHAPHYKGHGVPPDELVHTGPEDWWKDVMDAYQFLKDKGHQKIAAVGLSLGGVFALKLGYTVPLNGIVTMCSPMYIKSEEIMYEGVLAYTREFKKREGKSPEQIEVEMEEFKKTPMNTLRALQGLIKEVRENVDTVYAPTFVVQSTVDEMINTDSANIIYNEVQSDQKKLKWYENSTHVITLGQEKDLLHEDVLAFLNELEW from the coding sequence ATGAGAGTAACAATGCCGAAGCCATTTACATTTGAAGGTGGAGATCGAGCAGTTTTATTATTACATGGATTTACAGGACATTCAGCAGATGTACGTATGCTTGGACGTTTTTTAGAAAAACAAGGATATACTTGTCATGCACCACATTATAAAGGTCATGGTGTACCACCAGATGAGCTTGTTCATACAGGTCCTGAAGACTGGTGGAAGGATGTAATGGATGCTTACCAATTTTTAAAGGATAAAGGCCATCAAAAGATAGCGGCAGTAGGATTATCATTAGGTGGAGTTTTTGCATTAAAACTAGGTTATACGGTTCCGTTGAATGGGATTGTTACGATGTGTTCACCAATGTACATAAAAAGCGAAGAAATTATGTATGAAGGTGTTTTAGCATATACAAGAGAGTTTAAAAAACGTGAAGGGAAATCCCCTGAACAAATTGAAGTAGAAATGGAAGAGTTTAAAAAAACTCCGATGAATACATTAAGAGCACTTCAAGGTTTAATTAAAGAAGTTCGCGAAAATGTTGATACGGTTTATGCACCTACATTTGTCGTACAATCTACTGTAGACGAAATGATTAATACAGACAGTGCAAACATAATTTACAATGAAGTACAATCTGATCAGAAAAAATTAAAATGGTATGAAAACTCTACCCATGTTATAACGCTTGGACAAGAGAAAGACTTGTTACATGAAGATGTACTAGCATTTTTAAATGAATTGGAATGGTAG
- a CDS encoding PepSY domain-containing protein, giving the protein MKKIYSKTTILVLAVGLFASGCSSHNPNRPNLSKEEVVSKIEKDPTKVVTSIDKENKSTYEVEVFEKNHKKTLIVNAKNAKIKKEEKDRDLLDDQALNLLYKNEFVITLSQAKDIALDQVNNGTITEIEKEKDDNEYHYSVEVMKDHINHSMDIDAKTGKITSLKQEDIFLND; this is encoded by the coding sequence ATGAAGAAAATATACAGTAAAACAACGATTTTAGTATTAGCAGTTGGATTATTTGCAAGTGGTTGTAGTAGTCATAATCCTAATCGCCCTAATCTTTCAAAAGAAGAAGTAGTATCCAAAATTGAAAAAGATCCAACTAAAGTAGTAACAAGTATTGATAAAGAAAATAAATCTACATATGAAGTTGAAGTATTTGAGAAAAATCATAAAAAAACGCTAATTGTAAATGCAAAAAATGCAAAAATTAAAAAAGAAGAAAAAGACCGAGACCTTTTAGACGATCAAGCGCTAAATCTATTATATAAAAATGAATTTGTTATTACACTTTCACAGGCAAAAGATATTGCATTAGACCAAGTAAACAATGGTACGATTACTGAGATTGAAAAGGAAAAGGACGATAATGAATACCATTACAGTGTTGAAGTAATGAAGGACCATATTAATCATTCTATGGATATTGATGCAAAAACAGGAAAAATTACTTCTCTTAAGCAAGAAGATATTTTTCTTAATGACTAG